Part of the Nicotiana sylvestris chromosome 2, ASM39365v2, whole genome shotgun sequence genome, ATGTAGTCCATGTACTGGTAGTTGTCGCATAAGCTAGTTTTGTTCTCTCTTCATGATCTAGTTACTTGATTTTTTTACTTGTAGATGAGGAAAGAAATAAAAGCGAAAAACGAATAGTTCTCAAAATAATGTTATTGGTTACGAAAGCCATTCTCAGTAATCCGACAGCAGTCTGTGAGTAAATAGTAATTGTGAGGTGATTTACTTCTTGCTGAAACTGTGTCTTCTAACCTAGTTTCTCATGCATGTCAGATTAATAGAACCAATTTGTGGTTAATTTTTCCagaagggataatggggctggtGATATCTGCTTCCATAAATGGCAATACTAAGACTTGTTTACGtattagtttaagaaaaatagaTATTGTTGTCCTGTTGATGTTTCTTTCTGAAGTTGGTTAAAAAGGGCAGTCCGGTGTactaagctcctgctatgcgcggggtccagggaagggccggaccacaagagtgtattgtacgcaaccttaccctgcTTTTTTACAAGAGGCTGTTTTCACAGCTCGAATCCGTGACCccctggtcacatggcaacaactttaccagttacaccAACGCTCCCCTTCTCTTTATGAAGTTGGTTGTTACGTGAAAAACAAAAGCAAGATACATTGtacttttttttttgcaaagacAGAAGCAGGTGTGCTTCCAGTAATCATGTCTCTGCCGAATGGTGGAACTATGACTTTTCTATTTTCCCATGGGCAGCTTTGATTGTGACCTGTGAGTAACAGTACTGTATTCAATCAATTAAGTAATATTGTCATATGCCTTAAATCAGGGCAAAAGTTAGAGCTTGTTATTTATTCCACTTCCTTTGTTTTTCAATTGAGATTTTTTCTTTCCTATatcatatatgaaaccttattaccaaaaatgtgcaTAGTTTTTAATTTACCCGCCCTGTCCACATTTTTTCTACAGTTATTATACCAATCACTAAATACTAATTAATAGTAGCTGAATCTTCCTAATTTATCGAGCTAAAATTCAGGAACAGAATCTTCTAAAAAGATTTGGCGTAAATCAGATCAAATCATATCACGAAAATTCTTTATCTTCAATTTATAATCAAATTCTGTTCTTCGATATTCTCGCAATCGCTACAAATCAAAATCTCAGTTCGTCGAAATCAGAAGCTCAATTTCAAATTGTAGAAATCAGTTCTGCAAATCTCAGTTTGTCGATTTTTTTCCTCAATCCACTAATAAAAAAAGCGACAAAATATTCAACAAATTCAAGTCAAATTGTAGAAATCAATTTTGCCGATTCTCTGTTCTTCGTCTTTTTTCTtaatccaaaaaataaaaaaagcgaCAAAATATTGAACAATACCTCAGCAACGACACGCAATCATGTCTAAAATCCCAATCATGCTACATTTTAATGGCAATTGGGATAGCTATGGAAGATTTAGAGATTTTCAAGTTGATGGCATTGTGCTTGATGATGATGCAAGTTACAGTATGTTGATTTCTACAATTGCAGAGCAATTAATGATTGATACTTcggaaaaaattgtaaaaatcaaatacattgtgaaTGAGAATTGTCCTCCAATGGATATTAGGAACAATATGGGGTTAGTGTGTATATGGAGACAAAAAAGGAGAATAAAAGCTTAGGATCATATCCGTTACTCATAAGTGTAcgagatttcaatatggaattggcTATTACAAATGAGAACACAAGTGCATGTTTGTTATGTTTCAAATTCTATGGAAGTTTGATTTTACGATAATATCTACAAAATTCCTACAtttatctacaaataaactacaaatcaGTTTTAGGATGTATAAAACAATATTGTTTTCATGCTTATCaacaaaattactacatttatactacaattaagcTACAATACATGTTGAAAAAAAattgactacaaaattttctaTTCATCTACAGTTTATCTACAAAGATTCTACAAAATTGTATATGACAcagtttatctttattttcatgcaggtTCGTCTGAGACAATacagttacttgatatgccagcCTCTCCCGTCATAGaggaatatcaaagtgaaataataactgaagGTACACAAAGTGTTATCGAAGAAGGACAAGTGTATCAAGACAAGCAAACAATTGCAACTGCAATGAGGCACTATTTTGTCATGCACAAGTTTCAATTTTGGGTTAAAAGATCTAGCCACAGAAGGTATGAAGATATTAATTGTAAAAAGACCTTTATAAACAGTATTTTTCTTGTGATATGTAGATGAAAAGTAGTTATATTGTATAGTGTGTTACTTTATGTTAAAACAGTCATTTTGTTAAATCTACATTGATAACCTGTATTATAAATGTATTTTTTTGTAGCTACTGGCTCATATGCGTTGCAGAAAACTGTAATTGGCACTTCAAGGCAACATCAATTAATGATTCTGTAATGTTCAAGATCATGAGTTTCAACCGACAACACACATGCACCTATATGAACGATACATTCATATAGCGCAACCGTATTGCAGTTGTAGTTGGTAGCATGGTCATGCCAAAGTGTTGTGATCCTAAGACAATTTACACACCAAAGGACATACAAACTGACACGTTGTCCAACACGGAGTGAACCTAAGCTACATGCAACCATGGAGGACAAAGGAAAAGGCTTTACAGTTATTGAGAGGTCATCCGGCTAACGCCTACAacaaattaccaaaatatttttatattcttgagaaGACGTATCCTGGTTCAGTTGTTAAATTGAAGAAGACAACAGATGAATGCTTCTTATatgcatttgttgctctttgtatATCAATAAGTGGTTGGGAATATTGTAGACCAGTAGTAGTGGTTGATGGGACATTCTTAAAGACAACCTACAGGGGGATTATGCTGACAGCAAGCACAATGGATGCAGCAGGTaaaattgtagttattttgtaggcaGTTTATAAATTGTAGATACATTGtagatattttatatatatatatatatatatatatatacatattgtaTTTTATATGTATTTGTGTTTTCATATGCATTTTCAAATCTgccaattaattatttttttactaaTAATGTAGGTACAATATTGCCTGGCATATGCTATGGTTGATTCGGAAAACGATGCATCGTGGAAGTGGGTTTTTGAGCAATTCAAGCAAGCATATGGTGAAAGAACTTCAATGTGTGTTGTTTCAGATAGGAATGAGAGTATCCTGAAGGCAACATCAATTTCCTATCCGGGCGTGCCACACTACTCTTGCGTGtggcatatttggacaaatataagggcaaagttcaagaagggtcatctacaattaaatgaattgtactttgctacagcagggtcatacactctggatgaatttaatgaaaTGATGTCGAAGATTGAAGAGATATACCCGCGTGTTAAATCATACCTCTAtgatattggctatcatagatggtCAAGAGTACATGCAACGGTGAATAGAACTTGGACTATGACATCAAACATTGCCGAGTCGTTGAATGCTGTAACAAAAGAGGCAAGAGAGCTGCCAATATTTGACCTATTAGAGTATATGAGGACACTTCTTGAACGTTGGAGAGAAGTTATTGAAGGCAAATGGTACTTTCACATACCTTGGGTACAAATTCAACAAAGAATTGGAGAAAAACAGTACATTATCTCAGAAACTTAGGGTAAGATCTGTTTATTTGGTGcagaaaattaattaattaatatatattgtttccagattgtagataaattgtagacaaATTATAGTTAATTTGTAGATTGTAGATAGTTTGTAGATataattgtagataaattgtagttaatctatttttatgattgtaaatatttttctttctgtttgttATGTAATTGTAGGTGAGAGCTTCAACAGATCATATCCATACTGTGATAGATGGTGTGAAGCGGTACATTGTGTGTCTTGAAAGCAAGAAATATAGTTGTGGCCAGTTCCAACTTGATGAACTTCCATGTCCGCATGCTTTGGCAGCTCTAAGGCACAGGAATGAAACTTATGAAAACTATTGCTCTCCATATTACACAAGGGAGAGCCTGCTGCGTACTTATGAAATATCAGTAAATCCCCTTCCCGATGAAAGCAAATGGAATGTGCCACAACATAGATCTGATGAAGTAGTAAATCCACCTACGGGAGAGAAAAAATAGTCAGGAAGACCTCAAAAGGAAAGATACAAAACATATGATGAACTAAAGTCAAAGAAGTACAAGGTGTCATGTGACAACTGTGGAGGTGAATGAcataacaaaagatcttgcaagaatgcacccaaaaagaaataaatatcGTGTAGTTAGAATAGTATTTCAAAATAATTGTTAGTGTGTTCAAGTTAACAGAATTTTGTGTGTAATCGTTTAAGTTTTGAAAGATCATAATGTAGTTAACTTCAATTTGTTTCTATGTTTGTTAACATGTTTTTCTGTATTGTGTCAATCATCTACCTCCATTTTTTACATTATGTACATAGCAGTTAATATTTATTATCCACAATATAActacaagttaaaaaaaattaatgtaACTTGAACTGACAGTTATATAAAGAAAGTAAATATAACTGGAGGTATTCcctacaaattatatatatatatatatatattcaactataaaattatatacaatctCAACATTCAATGTTTCCAGATTGTGGATAATTTGAAGTtttttttgtagataatttgtattcTAACAATATAATAACTACTTTTAagataatgaagaacaagtgttGTAAATATTAAACAACTGGAGATAAAACCACCAAGTTATTTTCAAGTGAACTACTAAACTGGATAGAAATTAACAAAACAAAAGGTCTGCTAcaataaaaatacaaaagaaatgTTCAGAAAGTTGTGTACTATACTTCTCCTACAAACTAGCATCAACTAAATTACATAGACATGACACTACTTTTTCTTTCTCTGGACTCTTATTTTCTCATTCAATGTAGGTGCACCCTTCCTCCTTGCTAGTCTGCCTGTAACCTCACTTTCACTGATTGACCCATCTTCCTGCTTCTTTGTAGTGTAGTCCCATAGGAGCGCTCCATAGCGTCTACGATGTTGGTCAATatcaaaaaattcttctgcggGAATTGATAAATCTCCAAGGCTAACATACTCCGCAAATGCAGCAACAAATACACCACAAGCGCTGCAGaaacacaattttttttaaatatttaccaaataattagaaataaaaaaagaattaaatgcATAGAAAGAGAGAATAGATCTTTTATAGTGACCCTTCTTTTTGCTGTGGAATATATGCAACTATCCACTGAATGTTAAGAGGGTCGGTAACAGATTTCTCGATGTATGCCTTTGTATTCATGAAGTTAATGTCCTTACGCTTCCCATAGAAACCAGTGCATGACATATACAAAGGGATAATAACAGAAAACTTTTCGACACAGGATTCAACAACATGATGGTTGTGTGAAGAGACCATGGAATCATACGCATAAAGTTACCTGTCTGCAATGTCGAAAATGACCAACACCCAATGGAATTTTTCTTTAATATTAACGGGTATTATGACATAGTCAACTTCATCCCATGCAACATTGACAAGTAGTCTATACCCCAAAATATATTCTGCAACAACATCTTGGGGTTTAACAACCGAATACTTCTCTTGTGGAGGTGAATTTATGAACTTTTCATAAATTTGTTCTATCCTGGTCTTGAACACACAATCCATTGTGGTAAACCTGGTCTTGTTATTGGGGCCTACTTGCCTCTTTTCCTCAAGTAATACATTATTGTATTAATGTGCTGCACCCAAAAATAATTGGCATGTAAACAACAACTCAACTTTAAATAATCTACATAAAACCTACATTATAACTACAATTAACTacaaaaacagaaacaaaaaatATCTACAATGATGTCTAAAAACAGCTCTACAGTTTAAATAAATTTACCTACAGTAAATGTATAATTTACCTACAGTTTAAGTACCTAATCTAAAAATAACTACAATTTACCTACAGTTACTGGGCAAACATGTAACACAACATCTACAATCATGTCTAAATTATATCTACATTTTAGACTACAATTAATCTTGTAATGTTCTACAt contains:
- the LOC104242117 gene encoding uncharacterized protein, giving the protein MQPWRTKEKALQLLRGHPANAYNKLPKYFYILEKTYPGSVVKLKKTTDECFLYAFVALCISISGWEYCRPVVVVDGTFLKTTYRGIMLTASTMDAAGKIVQYCLAYAMVDSENDASWKWVFEQFKQAYGERTSMCVVSDRNESILKATSISYPGVPHYSCVWHIWTNIRAKFKKGHLQLNELYFATAGSYTLDEFNEMMSKIEEIYPRVKSYLYDIGYHRWSRVHATVNRTWTMTSNIAESLNAVTKEARELPIFDLLEYMRTLLERWREVIEGKWYFHIPWVRASTDHIHTVIDGVKRYIVCLESKKYSCGQFQLDELPCPHALAALRHRNETYENYCSPYYTRESLLRTYEISVNPLPDESKWNVPQHRSDEVVNPPTGEKK